The following nucleotide sequence is from Magnetococcus sp. PR-3.
GTTACACCGCTATTTTTTCTGAGCAGAAAACACTGGACACCCTCAATGCCCCCGCCCCCCCCATACCATAAAAGAAAAACAGATTGCCCAGCAGCCCCCCCACTTAGAAAAGGGGCAAAGCGAGACAGGTTAGACATCTATAAACGCGAAATATTTAAGGAGAGGGAGAAGACGAGAAACAAGACAGCCATAGGCGGGCTGGTCGCTCTTTTCTAATCAGATGAACAAACAGGCTCAAAGAAGAGGAATAGTCCCACAACAGGCAAAGGTAGGGGGACCCAGGAAAGTATCTTTAGCTTTAAGCCATCTCCCCAAGAACCAACGACTATCACCTCCCCCTACATCTACCTACGGGCGCAGAACCCATAACAGCTTGTATTATAGGGGGAGACGATCGGTCATTTAGTTTCGTATGGGTTTGAGATCCAAAACCTGAGGAATTTCATGAACCCAATGGCTGGGCCCGCAGCGCTCTAAATATTCGCGGGGGTGACAGCCAGAAGGGAAAGCACAGGTATCAACACCAGCTGCACGCCCCATATCCATATCAAAGGTGGTATCCCCAACCATCAAAGTAAGCTCTGGGGGAATAAGTGTTTGATCTAAAATTTGCTGTACCATACCAGGATTGGGTTTGGAGGGCGCACAATCGGCCGTTTTAACCGCCACAAAAAAACCTTCCAGGTGATGATCCCTGATGGTTCGTTGCATACCTGCCATAGACTTGCCTGTCGCTACAGCCAATGTCACCCCATCAGCTTGCAGTTTTTCCAACGTCTCCTTAACCCCAGGAAACAGAGGATGGTCCAGCTGTTTTTCATCCGCCATGGTGCGATAGATTTTACGATAATAATCGACCACCTGCGTACGCTGCTCTGCCGTTGCATCTGGCAACAACGTATCGGCAGCCTGCTGTAGAGAGAGCCCCACAATAGAACCAGCCTGGGCATGGGTGACCTGAGGCAACCCGACCTCTTTTAAAGCCAGGTTTAAGACGTGAGCGATTCCACCCTGACTATCGACCAAGGTTCCATCACAATCAAAGATCACCAACTCATAGCGGCTGCTCATAGATTTTCCCCTTCCCACAACATACGGTCCACCACCTTTTGCAACTCAGCTTCCAGTGGCGCTTGATAGGTCATCATCCTTTTTTCATGGGGGTGGGCAAAAATCAGTTCAGACGCATGCAAAAACAGGCGTTTCAAACCACGCTCCCGCATCCATTTATTAAAGGTTTTATCCCCATACTTACCATCGCCAGCCACCGGATGCCCTAAATGCTGCATATGTACCCGAATTTGATGGGTGCGCCCTGTTTCCAGCTGCACCTCCACAAGCGAGGCTGAGCCAAAGTCCCGCACAACACGGTAGTGCGTAACAGCCTCCTGCCCACCCTGCTCGACCGTAACCATACGTTCTCCACCGCGCACAACCCCCTTGCTTAAGGGTTGTTCAATCACGCCACGCCGTTTTTCAGGCACCCCTTGCACCAAAGCCAGATAGGTCTTGCCAACCTTATTTTCGCGCATGGCCTCGGTGAGTTGTCGCACGGCACGGGGACGAAGCCCAAACAACAGCAGACCTGATGTATCTTTATCCAGTCGGTGGCATAGCTCAGCCTGGGCTTCAATTCCCAATTTCTCTAAGCTTGCTCGCACCGCATCCACAATGCCCCAATCATGCCCACTACCGCCATGAACGGGTATACCAGCCGGCTTATTCAACACCAAGATCCATCCGTCCCGAAACACAGTACGGGCTTCAATATTGGGTGCTTGCTCTTTAATTTTAGCTTGGCGCTTACCATCACTCTGTTCAGTTTTAGGGGGATGAACCGGTGGAATACGCACCAGATCCCCATACGCAAGACGCCGATCTCCCTTGGCACGCCCTTTATTTACCCGTACCTGCCCGGTACGCATGAGGCGTTGAATAAGAGAGAATGGGACACCAGGAATCTGACTTTTTAAAAATTTATCCAGTCGGGACCCAGCATACTCTTCGTCCACAGTTACTGTACGGACACTTGTTGGTTTCGAATTTTCCGGCACGGTTCGTTGCTTTTCTTGATTGAGGTACGTAGAATCATCGCACGGAAGCTTACCGAACACGGACGTAAAAGTCCCTGTTTGAACGCACAATGCATACAATTGTTCGTTCGTGAATGTGGTATCTTCCTTATTTTAATGGTTATTTAGGAATAAAAAAGTTCTAACACAGAAAATCACAGGCCACTATTTTAAGCCTGAAGAGTACCATTCTTTAATGAATCAGTCAGTTTGGCGGATGGCACAGAGCCCCGCCTGAAAAAACATACATCGCCTCGTGCGCCATACTGTAGCCACTTAATACCTTAATCGGTGTTAACAATTAATGGGGCTACATGTTGAAGAGGCGCCGTACGATTAACCATACGGAGTTAATAATTCACATGACCAAGCGTATGCTGGTAGATGCCACCCATCCTGAAGAGGTGCGCGTCGCTATTGTCCACGATCAACGCCTGATTGATCTGGATATCGAAACCTGCACCAAGGCTCAGATCAAAGGCAACATCTACCTGGGCAGGGTTACCCGGGTCGAGCCCTCTCTACAAGCAGCCTTTGTAGACTTTAACGGTGGACGGCAGGGTTTCCTCTCCGTCAACGACGTTAACCCCAAATACTACCCTGTGCAAGAGCCCCCAGAACCTCAAGAACCTTCTGAAGCCCCTCCCGAACAACCCGCCTCAACTCAGCCTGCTGAACAAACGGAACAGCCTTCGGAATCGGCACCAGAAAACAGCGAACAACCCTCTTTGCAACCCGTGATAGCAGATGAACAAACGGAACAAGAGGAGCAAAAAGCTGAGACGGCAAAGGTTACATCTGAGCCTGAAGAAAACAGCGCAACTGGGGAACC
It contains:
- a CDS encoding HAD family hydrolase, with translation MSSRYELVIFDCDGTLVDSQGGIAHVLNLALKEVGLPQVTHAQAGSIVGLSLQQAADTLLPDATAEQRTQVVDYYRKIYRTMADEKQLDHPLFPGVKETLEKLQADGVTLAVATGKSMAGMQRTIRDHHLEGFFVAVKTADCAPSKPNPGMVQQILDQTLIPPELTLMVGDTTFDMDMGRAAGVDTCAFPSGCHPREYLERCGPSHWVHEIPQVLDLKPIRN
- a CDS encoding RluA family pseudouridine synthase, which codes for MPENSKPTSVRTVTVDEEYAGSRLDKFLKSQIPGVPFSLIQRLMRTGQVRVNKGRAKGDRRLAYGDLVRIPPVHPPKTEQSDGKRQAKIKEQAPNIEARTVFRDGWILVLNKPAGIPVHGGSGHDWGIVDAVRASLEKLGIEAQAELCHRLDKDTSGLLLFGLRPRAVRQLTEAMRENKVGKTYLALVQGVPEKRRGVIEQPLSKGVVRGGERMVTVEQGGQEAVTHYRVVRDFGSASLVEVQLETGRTHQIRVHMQHLGHPVAGDGKYGDKTFNKWMRERGLKRLFLHASELIFAHPHEKRMMTYQAPLEAELQKVVDRMLWEGENL